The window TCATATGTTCTTTAAGTAGGTGGTTGAGTAATTTAGTTGAATTTCTCACGTGTACCCACTTCACCAAACCCATGGCCATCATGATAGTGATTAACGAAGTAAATGAATTTAATACAGATAAGTTTGATATGGGTTCcgtttaaatttgatttttattttttcgttcaaatattgtttaaaatatgaaaattccaaaagtACTGACTCGTTTTGGTGTGTATATATGATGTATCAACCCCGATTGTGCCATGCAGCCGAACAAACATGTTATCGGTTCTAGGTCGGTTTCTTGATTTCGTTTGGTTCATTTGGATAGAACAAAACTACATAAGTATGATAAAGACATGGTAGGtgagttttgtttgatttattaaaaaaatttggtataatAACTCTtagaacataaaacaaaaaagaaggaaattcATATGAAGACGGAACCAACCGAAAAAATAGCAGTAGGTTAGTAACTTACTTATGTCACACAAGAAGCATTGGACTCTTTTAATTTTGCTTCAAATATACAAATGTAACCTCTTAACGGTACTACTAGAAAAAGATGGGACTCCACCCAGTCTCAGAGGCTAATACCTCAAGCCCCTTTGGCTCTCTATCCGCTGCAGAATTCTACTCCCGCCACTCCGTCGCCCACTCCTCCGCCTACGTCACCAACCCTACCGGCCTTAAACTCTTCACCCAATGGTGGACTCCACTCAACCGTCCACCACTCGGCCTCATTGCCGTCGTCCACGGCTTCACTGGCGAATCCAGCTGGTTCCTTCAACTAACCTCCGTCCTCTTTGCCAAATCCGGTTACCTCACTTGTGCCATTGACCACCAAGGCCACGGCTTCTCAGATGGTTTAACCGCTCACATCCCAAATATAAACCTCATCGTCGACGACTGCATTTCCTTCTTCGATGACTTCCGTAACCGTCACTCAACCTCTTCCTCTCTCCCTTCCTTCCTCTACTCCGAGTCTCTAGGTGGCGCTATCGCTCTCTACATTACCCTCCGTCAAAAACACCAATGGAACGGTCTTATACTCAGCGGTGGAATGTGTTCCATCAGCCACAAATTCAAACCTCCGTGGCCGTTACAACACCTCTTAACCCTAGCTGCTACTCTCATCCCCACCTGGCGTGTTGTCCCCACTCGCGGCTCCATCGCTGGCGTCTCTTTCAAGGAGCCCTGGAAGCGGAAACTTGCCTTTGCTAACCCTAACAGAACCGTAGGTCGACCACGAGCCGCCACAGCCTACGAGCTCGTACGAGTCTGCGAGGAACTTCAAAGTAGGTTTGAAGAAGTTGAAGTCCCGTTAATGATCGTACACGGCGGAGACGACGTCGTCTGTGATCCGGCCTCTGTCGAGGAGCTTTACCGTAGATGCAGTAGCAAAGACAAGACGATTAAGATTTATCCAGGAATGTGGCATCAGCTGATTGGAGAGTCGGAAGAGAACGTCGACTTGGTTTTCAGAGATGTTTTGAATTGGATTAAGGAACGATCTGAAGTCTCCACCATTGAAATTGGTAGCAAAGCTTAAAATCTCCGGCTAAAATGTAGACGATCTTAGTTTTCATACAtacttacaaaataaataatcaaatttttatattagtaAACAAATCCGAGAATTTTGTATTTCGAGATCCTCAAGAATAGGTCAACTGAAATCTCTAATTCTTAGTTAACAAAAGATGTGAAAGTATGAATTTTGATAAGTTCAATCTCCACTgaagaaagatgaaagataTAATGAAGGAAGTAGAAGGGAAAGTGAAGTTTTCAATGGCGGATTCGACAATGATGTTACTTGTCCAACAAGCTATGGACAAAGCTCATGAGAAGATCAAAACTAAACACGGTCTTCTCCTCCGTCTCAACGCCATTTCTATTTTCTACGAACTCGCTGTGTTACAGCTCGAGAGCTGCCTTAGTTTCGTCAGACAAGAGACCGATAAACTCGAGAGTAACCACGTGGAAGTGGTTCGCGATCTGAGAGAGATCAAAGACAGGCTTCACCACCGTCTCTTAGAGACAGAATTAGCGATTCTTGAGAAAGACAGACAGTTGTTGGAGAGTTCTGAGAACCAAGAGAGTCTAAGAAACGTGTTGGAGAGTAAAGAAACAGAGTTGGTTCATTTGCAAGAtcttgagagaaagagatttcATAACAAGATTGGAGATTCTATTAAAGAAGATGAGTTTTCTGAGCTGAAGAGCTCTGTTGATCAGCAAGTGATGAATCTTAGGCAAAAGCTTGAGACAGAGTACGATGAATTGAGAGGAGAAACAGTGGATCCTTCAGGGGTTGATATCGATGTTTTGAAAGGGACAATGGATCTTGCTTTCAACAAGATGCATCACGCTATATTCTTGTCCGAATTAGGTCCGATTGAACAGAGTTGGAGATGGTCTATAGAGAGAGACTCAATGTCGTTACTGATAAAAGGTTTCATGAATGGTTTAgaggagaagatggagaaggtaATGATGGTTGTGAGAGATTATGAATCAGGTTTTAAAGAACGAGTTAGTTCAATTCGTAGAGAGGTAGAGTGTTTAGAATCTCAGATTGAACAGATCATTACCAATAGATCTTCATCTCCTAGATCATGTGTAGCAACAGTATCATCATTATCTTCAATAGATTGTGAAATTGTTGGTGTTGAGAAAGAACCTAAAGaggatgaaaaagaagaagaacaagaacaagattcaAGCAATTTTCCTGTTTCGAAGTTGATAAAGAGTCATGAATCAATAATTAGGAGGAAAAGTGAAGAGCTTGCTCCTACCAAAATCGAGTCTGTTAAACGTCAAAAGAGCTACAACAGCTCTAGCTCGAAGCAAGCTGTTGATGATATTGTGGCAGGTCTTGATAGCTTGATGAGTCTTAACACTAAGCTGTTGGAAAATATGTTTGATGATAGTGGTGGTGGTAGGTATGATCATGAGCATGAAGTGGTAATGGATGATAATTTGGATGATGTTTGGATGAAAATGCAGAAGAATAGATCAGTGTTTTCAGACAATGCTAtagaggagaaagaagatgcAGAGATGAGATTGTTAATATTGGAAGATACTTACTTGACTTTGCTCAAAGGTTTAATAACAGATGAGAACACAAACAATAGAACggcgaaagaagaagaagacgagattAAGAATTGGGAGAAAGATTATGAGATTCTTCGTGAAGATGATGAATTCAAACAAGAACTCAGTTGGATTGTTGTAACAGAGTTGCTAAGAGAAGCTTCAGAGACAGTGGAGAATCATGAAAAGATGGAAGCAAACAATAAACGAATGATTGAGGTAGAAGGAAACAGAGCCTGCTTGGAGATCTCTTTATTGTATGATGATTTTGATTCGAAGATTCAAGAGAAGTTAAAGATGGTAACGTTCAGGTGAGTAGAAAAAAGGGTTCTTGTAAAAACAGATCAAAACTTTATAATGAAGCTTAAGTAgtgatcttttttctttttttttttttctttttcattttcgaGGTTACAAAATTTGGAGATAAAGATTGATTCAACGATAGATTGTATAGCAGTGTTGAGACGAAAAGAATCAGTTTATAGAACAGCTTTTGTTCTTAGGTCTGAAAATCTCAAAAAGGCAGAAACTGAGGTAGAACAGTTTGTGATTTCATTCTTAATTGTGAGTATTTTTATGTAGTCATATGAAACTGCAAAAAAATTGCAGGTTGATCTTCTTGGAGATCAAGTCGATTCGCTTGTGAAGCTTCTACATCAAACACTTTGGACATTTCATCAACATCCATTGCTTCTCTGCAACAACTCAGATGTAAGCTAACATCTCTATTTTTAAAAGTAGATTGTTTCACAAGTAATCTCTATATagaaaaatctattaattttgcctttttgagtttttttttcttttcagatatTGGACATCTCGAAGATGATCAAGAAAGAGTTATCATGTGAGGATTCATGAAACCAATTCTACTACATAATACAccattccttttctttctctttttttcttttcataaaatttttcaatataaaatttatgaaagtcAACCTCAATTAATGTGATTTCCAAAAATTCTCtgaagaaattttaaatttattactaaaataGTTCTGctatttaaaaacaataaatatgttTAGCAAATCTTTGTTATACAATTTTAACATgactaggaaaaaaaattaaataactcaCCAAAATTCTCATATTTAGTCCAAGTTACATTTTtctataagaaccctaaaatccaCTTATTACATCACAATAAGATCTTTAATATTTAAAACCTGTCcaattccagaaaaaaaaaaatggaaacgaAACAGATCAAAGCgatgttcttcttctcaactCTGATCGTGGCAGTGCTTTGTCGTCATCAATCCAAAGTTCAGGCGTCGATACCAAGTCCAGATGGACCAGATGAGTGCTTCCAGGCCCTAAAGAAGGTTAAAGGTTGTGTCGAAGCGGTGAAAGCTGCCACTGAAGGAGGGTATAAAGGTTTGGGTAAGGATTGTTGCGACGCCATTAATAACTTCTCCGGCGAGTGTTTATTGACCTTTCCCCCCGGAAAAACCATACATTAGCCATTTCGTTACTCGTTAAGGCTGCATGTGATGTGAATTTAAATGTATCAGATCAAATCATTGTTTCCTTGTAACGCAAAACACTATGCGTTGGTGTTTTGAAGAAAACTTAATAAATCGATAAAATTGCTGTTTGATTATTCTCGCTCACTAAAAATTTCCACAATTCTAAAAACAAGAACCTTAATGGATCATTCCATAGCTTTATTTGAGTCTCTGTTCTGTGTTCTCTACTTCCCAATTAAGTTGATTCAAAGCAAGTAGGATTTAATCAGAGTAATGATGACAAGGAAAGGATGATGAAAGTGATGACCTCGACCTTGGTTGTATTATAGGTGATGTTGTCTCAGGTTTAACGATTAATGGTCCAACAAAAGAAGCCCACTAGTTGGGAAGGAGTCATATGCGGGCCAGACCCACTAGGATCTAGCTTCGTCATATTAGAAATTAAATCGTGGGCACAGATTTGTAGCATTCATGTCtcattattcttttaattttttagtgaACAATACATCCGtagggtgaacctctccattcacattcttgtaaaataaagaaataaaatctgtatacattattataaaattaaaaacttaacctactcttttataaactcaaaccgatatataatttcattctaattgtaaaatctaaaccctaaccatctcattaataaacccaaaccgacatataatttcgttctaattgtaaaatctaaaccctaaccatcttatttgtaaacccaaaccgacatataatttcgttctaattataaaatctaaaccctaaccacctcatttgtaaacccaaaccgacatataatttcgttttaattataaaatctaaaccctaaaaaaaatatttgtaaacctaaaccgacatataatttcgttttgattgtaaaatctaaaccctaaacaatttatttgtaaacccaaaccaacatataattttgttctaattgtaaaatctaaaccaagccaatatttaattttccttaattaaaagtatacaaaatttgttttcttaattggttttgctttttaatttaattttaaaatgagataatgtatagaagatttCGATTGGTTGaaaagaagaaggtgaatggagaggttcacctctaggggtgaacctaagtatttttctttttagtgacCTCTATGACCTATGCTTGACTGGATTTATCACCAAAGAGATTAGACTACTCCCACACTTAAATCTCTTGTAAGCATAGGTTATTGATTCGGCTCCacttaattttttgttcttttgtttgtcaATTTCTTTTAGTTGTAAGCAAAACCACTTAAttccatttcttttgttttttagcaCGAACTTATGAAAAAACCAACTCACTGGTCCAATACCAACTGACGTGTATTTTATTCATCTGCGTGGTGGAAAAACTAGGGACGTTTTCTTGATATACCACTCTGGTTAGTAAAAGAAGGTTTGAAGTTGACATACTTAGGTCAGCCGTTGTGGCCATTTTATTTCTACAGGTAAATCACACTTTTAAAGGAgtttagtaaattataaaataaattgattatttaataatttatgttacataaatattcttttaaataaatatttttcaaaacttgtacaaaacctataaaaaaaattctcaattatagttttatagcttttttagtttattttgtagtttttccACTgtcaacaaatgaaaaaaaacttatatattatttattatattttttagattcatcatgaaaataaatattatttgagatGATTAATTGAAAACTAAAGACACTTTTCCGAGATGATTGATGaagtcatatataaaaatcatttggAAAATGATTCAATTATACCAGTATAAGTGAGATCAAAACCTAACTTATCTATATTTACAATTcacaataatttggttttaatatataaacatattatacatatatatgttaattaactatataatgataaataatatatgattagaataatagtaataaatgaatagaaattgaaaaatagttacataataatttcatgtgagttatttatcttaaaattaacaaaaaaaataaaagtaaaataaaaaatacgccacatatgttgaagatgacaagtagaattaaaaataaaactatacattaTGATGTCCGTaatatagaaataatatatatgtagtactaatatctaaaaaaaattaaaaacaatttaggtgatagaaaagttaaatatttcatgatattttaaaacaaaaatatcaccGGAATTTCGGTTTACATAAACCCGATCGGTGGCGTGTACAGAAATCCGGAATTTTGAATCAATTCGCCGTTTCGGTTCGAACCACTGCTAAATGTCGGCAAATTTCGGTTCTCTGGGTTAAACCGTAACCCCAGGTTAAAAAACTATGAACAAACCTCAGCTTTATTCAACGCCACGCGCCTATCTTCGTGTCACTCTCATTCCTGATTCTTCTTTtacagtctctctctctctcttcccgaGCTTCAAAGCGGTGATGTTCATATGTTTACATCATAAACCATCGATTGGGTATTGCAAAACTTAGGCTAAAGTGAAGAGCTTTAGTCTGCTGCTGTTACTGTTCTTTGTCAGAATGAGAGGAACCTTTCTGATTAGATCAAGGCTACTGATTTTTAGGGCTCCTGCCGTTAATTGTTTAAGATCTAGTCCTGTCTTGCTTAATCCGAGCGATACATGTATCGTTCGGCCGCATTTGGATCCTCCTCCCGTAGCTTGTATGCTTCCTTTGAGTCTCTGTTCTATGTTCTCTACTTCGAAGCAAGTAGGATTTAATCAGAGTAATAATGAcgaaagtgaagaagagattgaCCTCAATCTTGATTGTATCATAAGTGATGATGTTAAAGTGATTGTGAAGCTCTTGAAAGATTGTGGGAGTGACCGGAAGGAACTAAGGAACAAGCTTGAGCAATGTGATGTGAAGCCGTCGAATGAATCAGTGGTGGAGGTTCTTTCTCAAGTTCGTAATGATTGGGAAACTGCTTTCACTTTCTTCGTTTGGTCAGGGAAGCAGCAAGGTTATGTTCGCTCTGTTCGTGAGTATCACTCTATGATCTCTATTCTTGGTAAAATGAGAAAGTTTGATACAGCTTGGACATTGATTGATGAGATGAGAAAGTTTAGTCCTTCTCTTGTTAACTCACAGACGCTTTTGATCATGATTAGGAAGTATTGTGCTGTACATGATGTTGGTAAAGCCATTAACACGTTTCACGCCTACAAAAGGTTCAAACTTGATATGGGGATTGATGATTTCCAGAGTTTGCTTTCTGCTCTTTGTAGATATAAGAACGTTTCAGATGCTGAGCATTTGATCTTTTGTAATAAGAATGCGTATCCGTTTGACGCCAAAAGTTTCAACATTGTTCTTAATGGATGGTGTAACGTGATTGGTAGCCCACGGGAGTCTGAACGAGTCTGGTTGGAGATGGGAAATGTTGGAGTCAAACACGATGTCGTGTCTTATTCGTGCATGATATCTTGCTACTCGAAAGGTGGAAGCTTGAATAAGGTTCTCAGACTTTTCGATCGGATGAAGAAAGAGGGTATAGAGCCAGACAGAAAAGTTTACAACGCTGTGGTTCACTCTCTTGCCAAAGCTAGGTTTGTCTCCGAGGCTAGgagtttgatgaagaaaatggaggaggagaaaggGATGGAGCCAAATGTTGTTACTTACAACTCTCTCATCAAACCTCTTTGCAAGGCTAGAAAAACCGAAGAGGCTAAACAGGCTTTTGATGAGATGCTGGAGAAAGGACTCTTGCCAACAATACGCACATACCATGCTTTTATGCGGATACTAAGAACAGGAGAAGAGGTTTTTGAGCTGTTAGCTAAGATGAGAAAAATGGGTTGTGAACCAACTGTGGATACGTACATAATGTTGATCCGTAAGTTATGTAGGTGGCGCGATTTCGATAGTGTGTTATTGTTGTGGGatgagatgaaggagaaggGGGTTGGTCCGGACCTTAGCTCATACATTGTGATGATACATGGGATGTTCTTGAATGGTAAAATAGAAGAAGCGTTTGGGTTCTATATAGAGATGAAGGAAAAGGGTATGAGACCAAATGAACATGTTGAAGATATGATTCAAAGCTGGTTTTCAGGTAAACAGTATGCAGAACAGCGGATAATAGATTTGAAAGGGAATGCTTCGGAAGGAGATATTGTGAAGAAATCTGAAAGGGAAGAGAACTTTCTAAAGCAGCCTGAGGTGAGAAGGGTTGTGAGAGGACATGGATATTCGTATTGGGATGAATAGAGAGCTATAGAGAGAAATCTTGAAGCAACAGTTGAAGAGTCAAGAAGAATCATAGGTAGGAACCATCCTGAAGTGATTTGACCAGATTAGCTAGTTCTggtatgttttattatattaggTTGATTTTGCTTTAAGGAGAACCATCTTGCTTTTGACAAAGTTAGCTAGTTCTGGTTActgttgttattttgtttaacTCCTCCCCTGTACAGATGAAAGGCTAAATTTTGTTCGTATATGTGATGATGTTGTCTCAGAAGATGTTGAAAATATCTTGAAGCTGTTGAAAGATTGTGGGAGCGACTGTGTCCCAGAGTTgagacaaaaacaatatatctGTTTATAGAACAGCTTTTGTTCTTAGGTCTGAGAATCTTAGAAATGCAgaaattgttttgtgatttcATTCTTACTTTGTGAGAATGTGAGAGTGACTACACGCATATACAGATTTCAAatgtgaaaaaaagaagagaatattttttaacGCAAAAAGATATTAGAGAGGTTGCTTGGAGTTGGGATGAAACGCTAAACAAACGCTCAACTTATAAACTCATGtacaataaaatgaaaagagacagacatttaattgtatttttgtttttttttgtttttagaactGAGAGATGCTCCCgtggctcgtttgagctaattttTGTACTCTGCtggcgaaaaaaaaaaaaaaaaaaaaaaaNNNNNNNNNNNNNNNNNNNNNNNNNNNNNNNNNNNNNNNNNNNNNNNNNNNNNNNNNNNNNNNNNNNNNNNNNNNNNNNNNNNNNNNNNNNNNNNNNNNNNNNNNNNNNNNNNNNNNNNNNNNNNNNNNNNNNNNNNNNNNNNNNNNNNNNNNNNNNNNNNNNNNNNNNNNNNNNNNNNNNNNNNNNNNNNNNNNNNNNNNNNNNNNNNNNNNNNNNNNNNNNNNNNNNNNNNNNNNNNNNNNNNNNNNNNNNNNNNNNNNNNNNNNNNNNNNNNNNNNNNNNNNNNNNNNNNNNNNNNNNNNNNNNNNNNNNNNNNNNNNNNNNNNNNNNNNNNNNNNNNNNNNNNNNNNNNNNNNNNNNNNNNNNNNNNNNNNNNNNNNNNNNNNNNNNNNNNNNNNNNNNNNNNNNNNNNNNNNNNNNNNNNNNNNNNNNNNNNNNNNNNNNNNNNNNNNNNNNNNNNNNNNNNNNNNNNNNNNNNNNNNNNNNNNNNNNNNNNNNNNNNNNNNNNNNNNNNNNNNNNNNNNNNNNN is drawn from Camelina sativa cultivar DH55 chromosome 8, Cs, whole genome shotgun sequence and contains these coding sequences:
- the LOC104705770 gene encoding caffeoylshikimate esterase-like, with the translated sequence MGLHPVSEANTSSPFGSLSAAEFYSRHSVAHSSAYVTNPTGLKLFTQWWTPLNRPPLGLIAVVHGFTGESSWFLQLTSVLFAKSGYLTCAIDHQGHGFSDGLTAHIPNINLIVDDCISFFDDFRNRHSTSSSLPSFLYSESLGGAIALYITLRQKHQWNGLILSGGMCSISHKFKPPWPLQHLLTLAATLIPTWRVVPTRGSIAGVSFKEPWKRKLAFANPNRTVGRPRAATAYELVRVCEELQSRFEEVEVPLMIVHGGDDVVCDPASVEELYRRCSSKDKTIKIYPGMWHQLIGESEENVDLVFRDVLNWIKERSEVSTIEIGSKA
- the LOC104705771 gene encoding WPP domain-associated protein-like is translated as MKDIMKEVEGKVKFSMADSTMMLLVQQAMDKAHEKIKTKHGLLLRLNAISIFYELAVLQLESCLSFVRQETDKLESNHVEVVRDLREIKDRLHHRLLETELAILEKDRQLLESSENQESLRNVLESKETELVHLQDLERKRFHNKIGDSIKEDEFSELKSSVDQQVMNLRQKLETEYDELRGETVDPSGVDIDVLKGTMDLAFNKMHHAIFLSELGPIEQSWRWSIERDSMSLLIKGFMNGLEEKMEKVMMVVRDYESGFKERVSSIRREVECLESQIEQIITNRSSSPRSCVATVSSLSSIDCEIVGVEKEPKEDEKEEEQEQDSSNFPVSKLIKSHESIIRRKSEELAPTKIESVKRQKSYNSSSSKQAVDDIVAGLDSLMSLNTKLLENMFDDSGGGRYDHEHEVVMDDNLDDVWMKMQKNRSVFSDNAIEEKEDAEMRLLILEDTYLTLLKGLITDENTNNRTAKEEEDEIKNWEKDYEILREDDEFKQELSWIVVTELLREASETVENHEKMEANNKRMIEVEGNRACLEISLLYDDFDSKIQEKLKMVTFRLQNLEIKIDSTIDCIAVLRRKESVYRTAFVLRSENLKKAETEVDLLGDQVDSLVKLLHQTLWTFHQHPLLLCNNSDILDISKMIKKELSCEDS
- the LOC104705773 gene encoding pentatricopeptide repeat-containing protein At5g15010, mitochondrial-like, with product MRGTFLIRSRLLIFRAPAVNCLRSSPVLLNPSDTCIVRPHLDPPPVACMLPLSLCSMFSTSKQVGFNQSNNDESEEEIDLNLDCIISDDVKVIVKLLKDCGSDRKELRNKLEQCDVKPSNESVVEVLSQVRNDWETAFTFFVWSGKQQGYVRSVREYHSMISILGKMRKFDTAWTLIDEMRKFSPSLVNSQTLLIMIRKYCAVHDVGKAINTFHAYKRFKLDMGIDDFQSLLSALCRYKNVSDAEHLIFCNKNAYPFDAKSFNIVLNGWCNVIGSPRESERVWLEMGNVGVKHDVVSYSCMISCYSKGGSLNKVLRLFDRMKKEGIEPDRKVYNAVVHSLAKARFVSEARSLMKKMEEEKGMEPNVVTYNSLIKPLCKARKTEEAKQAFDEMLEKGLLPTIRTYHAFMRILRTGEEVFELLAKMRKMGCEPTVDTYIMLIRKLCRWRDFDSVLLLWDEMKEKGVGPDLSSYIVMIHGMFLNGKIEEAFGFYIEMKEKGMRPNEHVEDMIQSWFSGKQYAEQRIIDLKGNASEGDIVKKSEREENFLKQPEVRRVVRGHGYSYWDE